The DNA sequence CGACGATGGTGTACGGGACTATCCACTTGGATTTCAGCTTCCCAGGCATTAGCTTAAGGCGAGATTGAAAAAGAAGTAATTTCTGCCCAACTTGTAGTTCCTTGACCCAAAGGTTCTTGTCATGCTAGAGCTTTGTTCTCTCCTTGTACCACATTGCCTAATCAAAtgtgtaacgccccactttttcaaaccctaattttcgggttacaaaatttttgcattaaatgccttaaatgctatgatatgtggattatttgatgagtaattaattgcatagtgtctttgtgacctaattgcgtatgagaattgagattgagttgaatagtcaacttgttgaaatgttgacgtggccgttgaaaggtcaatgcgtttagaaaatgaagtgaaagtgaagaaatgattgatttggtgtgaatatttgatgcggagtaatataattgtgggtgaattattttcctaagggatgagtgagaattaaataggagcattatttaaatgtgtggaattttcggccaTCATTGttatttggagaagaaatcctatttttcttggatttgattatttgtttgggataattatccaaattaaatccaaagtccaaatactctataattcctacatggaattttcgaactccacctttgattttctatgagattttcgaaaatctcatatattgtgggagaatgaattatttatttatttgatcccttatttattctattccatgaataaatataaatatgctagaatatcctaccatatcttgccaaatctaagaagatcttgccatatcctaattaaattaggatttgaattaattcttTGTGGAGAGAAGTAAAATCACGCCACTTTTGACATATCttggggagtattttattttattcttgctccgtgatatattattctactccgtgaaatattcaaattaaatcataggctaattaaatagccaaGAAATTCGAAACCCCCTTATTTCTCCTAGAAAATCACGCCACTTCAACCACTCCTCCACCAAATCTTCTCCAAatcttgattatttaattattggagtatatcttaacctctataaataagaggagagaaaatcaaaccctagcacacaaAACCGGCGTCCCACTTCTCCAAAAGTTTCGAAACTTCTCtcccccactctctccaaattttcttcaagttttcttcaagatttcttcatcaattgagaagaattcaagttggagttcaagattttattgaagaatcaagactataacttgtttctaccgattgttcttttggaaaaggtactttaatctttgatctcctcttcttctaccgattaatcggtgttcttgagtccacatgcatttagattgagtgaaggggaaataaattgatgaaattgggatgcatggatgtgtgtgaccgagagtgtgtgtgtgtgtgtgcacgccttgagaggcgtgcacatgtgttgtgatcgtgtgcgtgtgttgtgtgtgtggaacactcatgcgtgacacgattttaatggtgaatttgaagttgttatttgaataaaaatgatatgataatcgtactttgattttgattgatgattttgaaaataatcgatgggaaaaagggaaatatgggagacatgcatgatttgagatcaaagattgaaactgatttttgatacgcctaatttaaaggtgatacttcgcgctctcagcgtgataaatgaggagaagagaatactatCGAGCTAAGCCGAcaaggtgggctttcttttaaaataaggacattgtcctaaactgatattgatgagaatgagatatgtgttatcatgccttgatttgttttgtcgtgcctatccctcgtggctatgccactattgatttaatcgaattcggatccttgtagagccgcaaactctacttgggttagtgtacaccaatgttagaccgagtgctGGCGTAcgggtcggccggtctagtgacctggattgcggccgcattccttgtcatgtagaatgaggatatggtaaacatcgatgagaatgagaaaaaatggttgcgcgaccgtgattttgaagaaatgatatattttggtgcctcgggtctttctaaagttaaaaccccgatggacacttgaaaatggcatgataactatatttgtgataaaactgttttcggcaatgagcccactgagtatgattatagtactcagccctgcatgtgttttccctatgtgcaggttgagtggtggcgagcgggcggcggtgttgagtaggaaataataagatgatctgTTGGAACTctaagtgtcgttgtgtctccatacatagcctcacttctttcttggtcgcttccgctatattatgaaaaattgtgGTCTTTTGGTTGGGTATAACTCTTTTATTTCGTgggaatattttggatatgaaaCAGTTGGAATTATTTTGGAAACGTTGATAAGCATTTATTGCGATAgccttttgttggatttctttgctaaggcattattcttcttctacttaattgttcattaaatgctttggttaaatccctttttaaatggaaccctatcctatgatctttgatgcatttaagcCCGCTTAGTTAACGATCGCCGCATTTACTATACCCTagatgggcgggtcgttacaaaATGCATCCAGCCTTAGTTCCTCCAGCTCCTGTAGTTGCagcttcctttcttcttcacagTCCAGCgccttcatattcatctcCTTTATGGCCCAATATGCCTTGTGTTCCACTTCCACGGGCtgatgacacatttttccaaacaCCAATCTATAGGGTGACATCCCAATTGGTGTCTTGTAAGCGGTCCTATAGGCCCAGAGAGCATCATCAAGGCGCTTACTCCAATCATTCCTTGTGGTGTTCACCGTTTTCTCTAGAATGCTCTTGATTTCTCGGTTTGAGACTTCAGCTTGACCATTTGACTGGGGGTGATATGGAGTAGATAACCGATGGTGTACACTGTATTTTCTCATTAATGCCTATATGGTGTGATTGCTAAAGTATGTTCCCTGGTCTGAGACTATGGATCTAGGCACTCCATACCTGTTGAAAATATTCGCCTTGAAAAACCTTGCCACTTCCTTTGACTCGCAGGTGTGTGTAGCCTTTGCCTCTATCCATTTAGACACATAATCAACCGCAACTAATATATAACTGTTGCCATAGGAAGATGGGAATGGTCCCATAAAATCCATCCCCCACACGTCAAAGATTTCGCAAACTATTATTGGAACTTGGGGCATCtcgtccctccttgaaatACCTACTGTCTGTTGACATCTCTCGCAAACTTGACAGAATTCGAAGGAATCCTTGTTCAGTGTTGGCCAATAGAATCCACTATCCAAAACCTTTCTGGCGGTCTTCCTTGGTCTAAAGTGACTTCCACATGCCAGAGCGTGGCGATGGTTGAGCACGTCCTTCTGTTCCCATTCTGGAATACATCGTCGAATTACTTGGTCTGAACACATATTCCAGAGATAAGAATCGTCCCAAAAGTAGTATTTGGCCTCACTCTTCAACTTTATCCTCTGGGCCCGAGAAATTTCTTGGGAACCTGGCACTTCTCCTGTAACCAAGTAGTTGGCCAGGTCAGCGAACCATGGCTCTGTATTAATCGGATATTTCCCTTTGTCTGATGTTCCTGGACCCGTTACTACCAATATTATTTCCCAGTTAATAGGTCTAGCAGATTTCCCTAGATAGTAAAGATGTTCCTCAGGGAAGGCATCAGGTATGGCTTCGTCCGTGTCCCGTTGAAATATTCGACTCAGATGATCTGCGACCTTGTTCTCTGTGtcctttttatcttttaccTCCTAGTCGAATTCTTGCAGTAGTAGCACCCACCTGATCAACTTTGGTTTAGACTCTTTCTTGGCCAAGAGATATTTAATGGTTGCGTGGTCAGTGTAGACTATCACCTTCGACCCCAGTAATTACGGTCAGAATTTTTCGAATGTGTACACCACGgccaacatctccttctctGTAGTGTCATTATTCTTCTGAGCCTAGTTGAGGGTCTTCGAGGCGTAGAAAATGACATAACTCTTCCCTACGATCTTCTGATCCAGTACAACTCCTACTGCAAAATCATCgcatcgcacatcacctcAAAGGGGTGATTCCAATCTGGTGCTCTGATTATTGGGGCAGAGATAAGCTTATCCTTCAACATTTGGAACGCCTTCTTGCAATCTTCGTtaaagacgaattccacatcattgtgCAGGAGATGAGTAAGCTGTTGCGCAATCTTCGCGAAGTCCCTGATGAATCGTCTATAAAATCCTGCATGCCCCAAGAATCCTCTAACTTCTTTCTGATTCGTAGGGTAGGGTAGCTTCGAGATCACATCCACTTTGGCCTTATCCACTTGAATACCTCTCTCCGAGACCACATGACCTAGGACTATTTCTTCTGGCACCATGAAATGGCATTTTTCAAAGTGTAAAACCAAATTCTTGTCCTGACATCTTCTCGGTACCAGATCTAGCTTGGCTAAACAAGAATCATAGGAATTTCCATACacagtgaaatcatccataaaagTCTCAATACACACTTCTAACAGATCTGAGAAGATGCTCATCATGTAACGCTGAAAAGTTCCAGGTACATTGCATAGACCAAACGAATTCTTCTGTATGCATAAGTGTCGAACGGACAGGTAAAGGTTGTTTTCTCTTGGTCTTCAGGATCTACATATATCTGGAAATACCCACTGTATCCATCGAGGAAGCAGAAGTACTGCTTTCCAGCCAATCTTTCCAACATCTGGTCGATGAAGGGCAAGGGAAAATGATCCTTTCTAGTGGCTTCGTTCAGCTTCAGGTAGTCAATGCACATTCTCCATCCAGTCACCAACCAGGTCGGCACCAATTTTTTATCGTTCTTGATGACATGTATCCCTGACTTATTAGGCACCATGTGGACGGGGCTGACCCATTCACTATCTGGAATGGAGTAGATAATTCCTAGGGACAACAGCTTCAAAACATCCTTCAGAACTTCCTCCCTCATGTTCGGATTCAGCTTACGCTGCGGATCTCTATGGGCATTCGCACCTTCTTCCAGTTTGATGTGGTGCATACAGAGATCAGGGCTGATTCCTACCAGGTCTGAGAGAGTCCATCCTATGGCCTTCTTGTTCCTTCTGATCACCTCCAGTAACTCATTCTCCTGTTTCTCTGTCAAGTggctatttattatcattggGAAAGTTTCATCCTCTCCGAGTTAGGCATACTTTAGACTCTCGGGCAATTTCTTCAGCTCCTTCTTAGGTGTGATGACTTCCTGAGGTAAGGGATTCTTCTCCAAGATCCTAGCTGCCATTTCCCCAAAGCCGGTTGCCTTGTCTGGGCCTTTTGCTTGAACAGAGCAAGTTGACTCGAATAATAGTGGTTGGTGGCAAAATGCCATGATCGCTTCATTGATCTGTTCGTCTGTCATGTCCCGACACAATAGGGTTTCACACCACCCTGCGACCTCCTTGTCAATAGAGTGACTCAACTCTGAATTGTTGAACTGTTCCTGCATTAACtcagtctcaagatattcctggaccagggggttgATATTATCGACAACATGCGGATTTTCCACATCCAATGGTTTCTTCATAGCTTCATCGATGCTAAATGGGTATTTCTCCCCATGATAGTCTTGCCATATGGTTCCATCCAACACATCAATTATAGTCTTTGCGGTGCgtaaaaatggtcttcctaaaaGCACTCTAGACTCAGTagattcattctcactcatttttatcacatGAATATCAGTTGGGTACaggaaatcatgcactttAACTATCACATTCTCCAGCACACCTTAGGGTGAAATGCATGTTCTATCAGCCAACTGAATTACCACCTTCGTATCAACCAGACTTACCCCTATCAACTTCTTATATATCGAAAGTGGTAAAACATTTATCGATGCTCCTAgatcacacattgcatgctcaATTTTAATGTCACCCAAGGAAATAGGTAaagtgaacatacctgggtctgtgcattttGAAGGCATTTTCCTCTTCTGTATCACCGCTGACACGTTTTCTCCAATCACTATCTTCCCATCGGGTTTGGTTTTCCCAGCAATGAACTCCTTCATGAATTTGCTAAAAGTAGGCAGCTTCAGAGCCTGCAGGAACGGGAagttgatttccaacttgcCAAAACTCTCCATGAAGTCTTCGgtatcatccttcttctttttagCTTCCCCTCGGTAAGGAAATGGCTTCATGCGTTTCAATGTTTCTACTGACCCCCTAGCTGAGGGTTCTCCGGTTTCTTTCCGTGTTTCTTCACTCTCCACCTCTGGCTCTGGATCTAGGAAGAATGGATCAGCCATACGAGGTAGCGGCTTCTCCAAATCACCTTTTTGGAGGTCATCTTCTACTCTGGTGCTTCTTATCTCAGTATCCCTCTGGTCAGGGGTAAGTTATTCATCCTCCTTGTTTATCATGGGTGGCACACTCTGATCATCCTTCATCATGGGACCCTCATAGCCCCGTCCTGACCTCAGAGTAATATGACTGATGTTTGCCAGGTGAGGTGGTTTTACCAAGGCTGGTATCCTTCCCTCGTTTCCCCTCATCTTATTCAATGAAGTTGCTAATTGAGACATTTGCTTGGCCAACATGTCCATGACAGACTTTTTCTCCTGTTGTGcatcttgaattttatgtacCACATCATTATTGGCCTGCATGTTGTTCTGCATATGTTGTTGAGAGCTGACTAGGTCATGTACCTTATCATCCAGATTCCCCTGAGACCCTTGGTTATGATTCGGTCCAT is a window from the Salvia hispanica cultivar TCC Black 2014 chromosome 1, UniMelb_Shisp_WGS_1.0, whole genome shotgun sequence genome containing:
- the LOC125196146 gene encoding uncharacterized protein LOC125196146 — translated: MADPFFLDPEPEVESEETRKETGEPSARGSVETLKRMKPFPYRGEAKKKKDDTEDFMESFGKLEINFPFLQALKLPTFSKFMKEFIAGKTKPDGKIVIGENVSAVIQKRKMPSKCTDPGVLENVIVKVHDFLYPTDIHVIKMSENESTESRVLLGRPFLRTAKTIIDVLDGTIWQDYHGEKYPFSIDEAMKKPLDVENPHVVDNINPLVQEYLETELMQEQFNNSELSHSIDKEVAGWCETLLCRDMTDEQINEAIMAFCHQPLLFESTCSVQAKGPDKATGFGEMAARILEKNPLPQEVITPKKELKKLPESLKYA